In Paenibacillus sp. G2S3, a single window of DNA contains:
- a CDS encoding phospholipid carrier-dependent glycosyltransferase — translation MKFKRIDWICILAITAVYAAIALYNLGSTKSPETLWEPAASGESFYVDLGQSKQLERVNIFGGVGTGKFKLEFSESPDVWSNPLDVSEDVGNVFIWKSQPLNVAARYVKFTVTSPGFTLNEMAFYEQGGERVPLPIGGVTPDANAVAKRGEPANLFDEQSLVPEYSNFMNSTYFDEIYHARTAYEYTHGIVPYENTHPPLGKLLIAVGMELFGVNPFGWRIIGTLFGIAMLPLIYVMALRLFKKSKYAALAAGLFALDFMHFTQTRISTIDVYGVFFIMLMFYFMQRYYTMNFFRQPLRKTLIPLFWSGLFFGIGVASKWIVLYGGAGLAIMLAISLFERYREYQASGRLLAEGKIKDKELLGTCREAVNSFWKNTIITLASCVAFFVIIPVIIYSLSFVPGLSASAEGFTIKGLIDSQKNMYNYHSQLVATHPFASSWWQWPFMKRPVWFFSGSEGLPAGQVSSIVTMGNPLIWWTGIFAMLATLWITLKRKDKNLYMIWIAFFSQYVPWMLVPRETFIYHYFAMVPFMILGIVYIMKLLDSKYPEARYVRYVYVAVALLLFIAFYPVLSGMQVSGDYVKNMLRWFPSWVF, via the coding sequence ATGAAGTTTAAGCGTATAGATTGGATATGTATACTTGCAATTACTGCCGTTTACGCGGCGATTGCTTTATACAATCTTGGATCTACTAAATCTCCGGAGACATTATGGGAGCCAGCTGCCAGCGGTGAAAGCTTTTATGTAGATCTAGGACAGAGCAAACAATTGGAACGAGTGAATATCTTCGGTGGTGTAGGTACCGGGAAGTTTAAGCTCGAATTCAGTGAATCCCCTGATGTCTGGAGTAATCCGCTAGATGTGAGCGAGGATGTTGGGAATGTCTTCATCTGGAAAAGCCAACCTCTGAACGTTGCGGCAAGATACGTGAAGTTTACAGTCACCTCTCCAGGGTTCACTTTAAATGAAATGGCCTTTTATGAGCAGGGAGGCGAAAGAGTGCCTCTTCCTATAGGGGGTGTAACACCGGATGCTAATGCAGTTGCTAAAAGAGGAGAGCCTGCCAATCTTTTTGACGAGCAGTCACTCGTCCCTGAATACTCTAACTTTATGAACAGCACTTATTTTGACGAGATCTATCATGCACGAACGGCTTATGAATATACACATGGGATTGTGCCTTACGAGAACACGCATCCACCGCTCGGCAAGCTATTGATCGCAGTTGGGATGGAACTGTTCGGAGTCAATCCATTCGGCTGGCGTATTATCGGAACATTGTTCGGGATAGCGATGCTGCCTCTCATTTATGTAATGGCACTACGTCTCTTTAAAAAGAGTAAATACGCAGCACTTGCAGCTGGGTTGTTCGCACTGGATTTCATGCATTTCACACAAACAAGAATCTCTACGATCGATGTATACGGAGTATTCTTCATCATGTTAATGTTTTATTTCATGCAGCGATATTACACGATGAACTTCTTCAGGCAGCCCTTAAGAAAAACACTAATTCCGCTATTCTGGTCCGGTCTATTCTTCGGAATTGGTGTCGCCTCCAAGTGGATTGTACTGTACGGAGGAGCTGGGCTGGCCATTATGCTAGCTATCTCGCTCTTCGAGCGTTACAGAGAATACCAAGCTTCGGGACGGTTGCTCGCGGAAGGGAAGATCAAAGACAAGGAACTGCTAGGCACCTGTCGCGAAGCCGTAAATTCCTTCTGGAAGAATACCATCATTACCTTAGCTAGTTGTGTTGCATTCTTCGTAATCATACCGGTCATTATTTATAGTTTATCTTTTGTTCCTGGTTTATCTGCATCCGCAGAGGGCTTTACTATAAAAGGCTTGATTGATTCCCAAAAGAATATGTACAACTACCACAGTCAGCTTGTAGCTACACATCCTTTTGCGTCCTCCTGGTGGCAATGGCCGTTTATGAAGAGACCTGTTTGGTTCTTCAGTGGCAGTGAAGGATTACCGGCAGGTCAGGTCAGCAGTATTGTGACTATGGGGAATCCGCTTATTTGGTGGACTGGTATTTTTGCAATGCTGGCAACGCTGTGGATTACGCTGAAACGCAAAGATAAGAACCTGTATATGATCTGGATCGCCTTTTTCTCACAGTATGTTCCGTGGATGCTTGTCCCAAGGGAAACCTTTATCTACCATTATTTTGCTATGGTACCTTTTATGATTCTTGGTATTGTATATATAATGAAGTTACTAGATAGTAAATATCCTGAAGCTCGTTACGTTCGTTATGTCTATGTGGCTGTTGCTTTACTGCTGTTTATCGCGTTCTACCCAGTCCTATCAGGGATGCAGGTTAGCGGAGATTATGTGAAGAACATGCTACGTTGGTTCCCTTCTTGGGTTTTCTAG
- a CDS encoding glycosyltransferase family 2 protein encodes MKARYSVIVPMFNEEQVISVTYERLKKVMDECGDTYELVFVNDGSRDRSAQMIREISDRDECVKLIDFSRNFGHQVAITAGMDYAEGQAVVVIDADLQDPPEVILQMIEKWKEGYDVVYAKRLKRRGETMFKKVTAKLFYRLLSSMTSVDIPTDTGDFRLIDRKVCDVLRGLKEKNRYVRGLVSWVGFKQTMVEYEREERFAGETKYPLKKMIRFALDGITSFSHKPLKIATYVGFFLSFSSFLYLFFVLFQRIFFTSWTVPGWASIVGVNLLFNGIVLMLLGVIGEYIGRIYDESKDRPLYIVSETIGYRNEEEVDRRKDYKDVR; translated from the coding sequence GTGAAAGCCAGATATAGTGTAATTGTACCCATGTTCAATGAGGAGCAAGTAATTAGCGTTACTTATGAACGTTTGAAAAAAGTAATGGACGAATGCGGCGATACTTATGAGCTAGTCTTCGTAAATGACGGAAGTCGTGATCGTTCGGCCCAGATGATTCGGGAGATCAGTGATCGGGATGAATGCGTCAAGCTAATTGACTTCTCGCGTAATTTCGGACATCAGGTAGCGATTACAGCTGGCATGGACTATGCAGAAGGTCAAGCGGTCGTTGTTATTGACGCTGACCTTCAAGATCCACCAGAGGTCATTTTGCAAATGATCGAGAAGTGGAAAGAGGGCTATGATGTTGTGTATGCGAAGCGTCTGAAGCGCCGTGGAGAAACGATGTTCAAAAAGGTAACGGCTAAGCTCTTCTATCGGTTGCTCAGCAGCATGACAAGTGTAGACATTCCTACGGATACAGGTGATTTCCGTCTTATTGATCGTAAGGTATGTGATGTCTTGCGGGGGCTTAAGGAAAAAAATCGGTATGTCAGAGGTTTGGTAAGCTGGGTCGGCTTTAAGCAGACGATGGTGGAATATGAGCGGGAAGAACGTTTTGCAGGAGAAACCAAGTATCCTCTCAAGAAAATGATTCGTTTTGCGCTGGATGGGATCACTTCCTTTTCGCATAAGCCACTTAAGATTGCTACGTATGTCGGATTCTTTCTTTCCTTCTCTAGCTTTCTCTATTTATTCTTCGTATTGTTTCAAAGAATCTTCTTCACCTCATGGACGGTTCCAGGCTGGGCTTCCATTGTAGGGGTCAATTTGCTCTTTAACGGTATTGTTCTGATGCTGTTAGGTGTAATCGGAGAGTATATCGGACGGATTTATGACGAGTCTAAGGATAGACCGTTGTATATTGTCAGTGAGACTATAGGATATCGTAACGAAGAAGAAGTAGATCGCCGGAAGGATTACAAAGATGTCAGATAA
- a CDS encoding GtrA family protein: MSDKNFRTAFIQFLKFNAVGLVNTLIDFVIFTLLNSLGMVYALAQVISYSAGTANSFILNKKVTFKDRDRGNKEGFDKTQLLKFIVLNLVVLGISLLLMHLLTDKLGIQVLISKVLVTFVTVIINFFGSRKWVF; this comes from the coding sequence ATGTCAGATAAGAACTTTCGGACTGCATTCATACAGTTTCTCAAATTTAATGCTGTAGGTCTGGTAAATACCCTCATTGATTTCGTAATTTTCACATTACTGAACTCACTTGGGATGGTATATGCGTTAGCACAGGTGATTTCTTATAGTGCAGGAACAGCGAACAGCTTTATTTTGAATAAAAAAGTAACCTTCAAGGATCGTGATCGTGGCAATAAAGAGGGTTTTGATAAGACGCAGTTGTTGAAGTTTATCGTACTGAACCTGGTAGTGCTAGGAATATCGCTGTTGCTAATGCATCTGTTGACTGACAAACTAGGCATTCAAGTGTTGATCTCTAAGGTACTAGTAACGTTTGTGACGGTGATCATTAACTTCTTCGGAAGTCGGAAATGGGTATTCTAA
- a CDS encoding class D sortase: MRKFSYVLILAGILIMLYPKANEWYNDWQQDKLLESAELRTSESTPPPDLKSRYAEVTQLLAEESALDAQAQPQETEKPEPEIEVGGKVIALIQIDKIDLKLPVLEGATKANMKHAAAHMKETTPIGEIGNAAIAAHRARTAGRLFNRLNEVVIGDTITVKTSDQTYNYEVYDISVVLPSDVSVLDGNNKDKILTLITCDPLVDPTHRLIVHAKLF; the protein is encoded by the coding sequence ATGCGTAAATTCTCGTATGTGCTCATACTGGCTGGGATCCTTATCATGCTCTATCCAAAAGCTAACGAATGGTATAACGACTGGCAGCAGGATAAGCTATTAGAATCGGCTGAACTGAGGACCAGTGAAAGTACTCCACCACCTGATCTGAAGAGCAGATATGCCGAGGTCACTCAGCTACTAGCGGAGGAATCAGCTCTAGATGCACAAGCACAGCCGCAAGAAACAGAAAAGCCAGAACCGGAAATTGAAGTGGGTGGCAAAGTCATCGCATTAATTCAGATCGATAAGATCGATCTGAAGCTGCCTGTATTAGAAGGGGCTACTAAAGCGAATATGAAGCATGCTGCGGCCCATATGAAAGAAACGACTCCAATTGGAGAAATAGGGAACGCCGCAATAGCTGCACATAGAGCTAGAACTGCGGGCAGATTGTTTAACAGATTGAATGAGGTTGTTATTGGGGATACGATTACGGTAAAGACTAGCGATCAGACTTATAATTACGAGGTTTATGATATTTCTGTTGTACTTCCTAGTGATGTGTCTGTTCTAGACGGGAATAACAAGGATAAAATTCTTACTCTAATTACGTGTGACCCACTAGTAGATCCTACACATCGCTTGATTGTTCATGCCAAACTTTTCTAA
- a CDS encoding transglutaminase-like domain-containing protein yields MKKVYFMMVALFVLITAVPVSTAQAASVDAGWLITSKVAQGVIGINYDIPKDKRIKLMITKDNSSYTYNLYASGQAEDFPLQQGNGTYKVSVLENTTGNKYKALYSEVVDVTMSDSNSVYLGSVQNVKWSSSDKAILKAKELTKGKTTDEEKVKAIYNYVVANVQYDYSLANNVTTDYIPNINNTLNTKKGICYDYASLFAAMLRSVDVPAKLVMGNTSYVTQYHAWNEVLMDGKWVTIDTTVDASAAKSKKDTDFIKASSKYTAAKYY; encoded by the coding sequence GTGAAAAAGGTTTATTTTATGATGGTCGCGCTGTTCGTACTGATTACTGCGGTTCCGGTAAGCACAGCTCAAGCCGCAAGTGTAGATGCGGGCTGGTTGATTACATCGAAAGTGGCTCAAGGTGTTATTGGGATTAACTATGATATTCCGAAAGATAAAAGAATCAAACTCATGATCACTAAAGACAACAGCAGCTATACATATAACTTATATGCTTCTGGACAAGCTGAGGACTTCCCTTTACAACAAGGTAATGGTACTTATAAGGTTTCTGTTCTTGAGAACACAACCGGTAATAAATACAAAGCGTTATATTCCGAAGTAGTAGATGTAACCATGAGTGACTCGAATTCCGTATATTTGGGCTCCGTACAGAATGTGAAATGGAGTTCTTCAGATAAAGCGATCCTTAAGGCCAAAGAGCTTACAAAAGGCAAAACAACAGATGAAGAGAAAGTTAAGGCAATCTATAACTATGTAGTTGCTAATGTACAATACGACTATTCTCTTGCTAATAACGTAACAACTGATTACATTCCGAACATTAACAACACTTTGAATACTAAAAAAGGAATCTGCTATGATTATGCTTCCCTTTTTGCCGCAATGCTGCGTAGTGTAGATGTGCCTGCTAAATTGGTGATGGGAAACACTAGCTACGTTACGCAATACCATGCATGGAATGAAGTATTGATGGATGGAAAATGGGTTACTATTGATACCACGGTGGATGCTTCGGCAGCGAAGAGTAAGAAGGATACGGATTTTATTAAGGCTTCTAGTAAATATACCGCAGCAAAATACTATTAA
- a CDS encoding acyl-ACP thioesterase domain-containing protein — MDNSSKLVWIEQFSVHTSDTDYRSKGKLSFILDIMQCAADFAVGNLGISIEEILNAGMGWMMITLDLELKRVPRPNDQLTVRTWSKGTKGALWQRDFRIFDEDDIEIATARSIWALVDIEKRKILRPSALPVQVKHYNGDSVGDMPVKVTIPSDIPMNEGYRYQVRYSGLDNNGHLNNARYGDLCCDALSLTEWDTAEIKRFRITYAQEAKLGDELTVLRSAVTDAGIYVRGQNSDTAFFEACIELRDNDK; from the coding sequence ATGGACAACAGTAGCAAACTTGTGTGGATAGAGCAATTTTCTGTTCATACGAGTGATACGGATTATCGATCGAAGGGCAAGTTATCCTTTATTCTGGATATTATGCAATGCGCTGCGGACTTCGCAGTGGGCAATTTGGGGATAAGTATAGAAGAGATTTTGAATGCCGGAATGGGCTGGATGATGATTACGCTCGATCTTGAATTGAAGCGTGTTCCTCGTCCAAATGATCAGCTGACTGTTCGTACTTGGAGTAAAGGTACTAAAGGGGCGTTATGGCAGCGGGATTTTCGTATTTTTGATGAGGATGATATAGAGATCGCTACAGCACGTTCAATATGGGCCTTAGTTGATATTGAGAAGAGAAAAATACTCAGACCGAGCGCTCTTCCAGTTCAGGTGAAGCATTATAATGGCGACTCAGTAGGTGATATGCCTGTTAAGGTAACGATCCCTTCTGATATCCCTATGAATGAAGGCTATCGGTATCAAGTAAGATACAGTGGGCTGGATAACAACGGACATTTGAATAATGCCCGATATGGGGATTTGTGTTGTGATGCGCTCAGTTTAACGGAATGGGATACGGCAGAGATCAAACGATTCCGGATTACTTATGCACAGGAAGCTAAGCTTGGGGATGAACTGACTGTTTTACGTTCAGCTGTAACGGATGCTGGAATATATGTACGTGGCCAGAATAGTGATACTGCATTTTTTGAAGCATGTATAGAGTTGAGAGATAACGATAAATAA
- a CDS encoding RNA polymerase sigma factor translates to MNQTIIEEAINQVLAGNREAYRTIIQAYERRIYTYCYYILRSHEEAEDAVQDIFVKVYQELRRYEKRVSFNAWLYKVAYNHCLDEIRKRKRWNRLLSLYKEQQPKAFIIQTTRSHCRSCLWMT, encoded by the coding sequence ATGAATCAAACAATAATTGAAGAGGCTATAAACCAGGTTCTTGCGGGTAACCGAGAAGCCTATAGAACTATAATACAAGCCTACGAAAGAAGGATTTATACTTACTGCTACTATATTTTGAGAAGTCATGAGGAAGCAGAAGATGCCGTGCAAGATATCTTTGTAAAAGTGTATCAAGAACTCAGACGTTATGAGAAACGAGTATCTTTTAATGCATGGCTGTATAAAGTGGCCTACAATCATTGCCTAGACGAGATTCGCAAACGAAAGCGATGGAACAGACTGTTGTCACTATATAAAGAACAACAGCCCAAAGCCTTTATAATCCAAACGACGAGGAGCCATTGCAGAAGTTGTTTATGGATGACCTGA
- a CDS encoding sigma factor-like helix-turn-helix DNA-binding protein: MDDLTAEESNLLILKVVEQYSFEEMGQIMDCNSATLRKKFERLRKKLVRQRMNEGGSPHGEMARSN, from the coding sequence ATGGATGACCTGACAGCCGAAGAGAGCAATCTTCTGATTCTTAAGGTGGTAGAGCAGTACAGTTTTGAAGAAATGGGTCAGATTATGGATTGTAATTCAGCTACTTTACGTAAAAAATTTGAACGTCTACGCAAAAAGTTAGTCCGGCAAAGAATGAATGAAGGAGGAAGTCCTCATGGAGAAATGGCAAGATCTAACTGA
- a CDS encoding DUF4179 domain-containing protein: MSKTLVAASAAAVLGAGIIGSGFVSPVMAETLKQIPVVGSIFKDIDDKGLNAAEKKDYLLPLTKALPMME, translated from the coding sequence TTGAGTAAAACATTGGTGGCCGCCTCTGCAGCAGCAGTGTTGGGTGCGGGGATAATCGGTAGCGGATTTGTATCCCCAGTCATGGCTGAAACACTGAAGCAGATTCCTGTTGTGGGAAGTATTTTTAAGGATATTGACGATAAAGGTCTTAATGCTGCTGAGAAAAAGGATTATCTACTGCCCCTAACCAAAGCATTACCCATGATGGAGTGA
- a CDS encoding DUF5643 domain-containing protein, which produces MLRKKNTILYDYRNLSNIETLGNEFELSISVPVTQIDDPFEIKVPVKKVTEGIIKLDLNQTKGTQEFSYTITKLELTPATSRLILNEEGKVPSVKEKDGYGTSEMFYEIVDDQGNAYSSGGAFNLPSTTHPMVDKDFSPFPQTPKTITVKPFTYSIDEDHKALKDEEGKQVKHYYPELEQTIQVEQE; this is translated from the coding sequence ATGTTGAGGAAAAAGAATACTATTTTATATGATTATAGAAATCTAAGTAATATAGAGACTTTGGGAAATGAATTTGAATTAAGCATCAGTGTGCCGGTTACACAAATTGATGATCCTTTTGAAATTAAGGTGCCGGTGAAAAAAGTAACGGAAGGAATTATCAAGCTTGATCTGAACCAAACGAAAGGGACACAAGAATTCAGTTATACCATTACCAAACTAGAATTAACCCCTGCGACAAGCAGATTAATCCTTAACGAAGAAGGTAAAGTGCCAAGCGTGAAAGAAAAGGATGGATACGGAACCTCTGAAATGTTCTATGAAATTGTGGATGATCAGGGCAATGCGTATTCTTCAGGTGGGGCATTCAACTTGCCGTCTACAACGCATCCTATGGTAGACAAAGATTTCAGTCCGTTCCCGCAAACACCAAAGACAATTACAGTTAAGCCGTTTACTTACTCCATTGACGAGGATCATAAAGCATTAAAGGATGAAGAGGGAAAACAAGTTAAACATTATTATCCAGAGCTTGAGCAAACGATTCAGGTGGAGCAAGAGTAA